The following coding sequences lie in one Bacteroidota bacterium genomic window:
- a CDS encoding UDP-N-acetylmuramoyl-tripeptide--D-alanyl-D-alanine ligase, translated as MEIKALYDIFLKQGSVSTDTRSLQNGDIFFALKGPNFDANKLVLKALELGASYAVADDASLSDDPRIIKTPDVLTTLQQLANLHRRNCKATVIGITGSNGKTTTKELMGRVLSKKYETLITPGNLNNHIGLPLTLLRLKESTELAVIEMGANHQGENRKLCLIAEPDYGLVTNIGKDHLEGFGGYTGAINANSELYSYISDKGGMLFVNRDNELLDRLSTRIRRFTYGSSVDNDLYGELISADPFIHIAWEYGPMQSVVKTRLIGDYNTENVLAAIAAGCRFGIEKQDINDAIASYEPRNNRSQLVDTGRNRVILDAYNANPSSMEAAIRNFEQIRGRRATYILGDMLEMGIYSEEEHANILRLLTDLDADSVILVGKEFGKVYGGDDWLHFEHVDQLIKHLSTNPLHGHDVLIKASRGIMLEKILPYL; from the coding sequence ATGGAAATCAAGGCGCTTTACGACATATTTCTGAAGCAGGGCAGCGTGAGCACCGACACCCGCAGCCTGCAGAATGGCGACATTTTTTTCGCGCTCAAAGGCCCAAACTTCGATGCCAACAAACTCGTGCTTAAAGCGCTCGAACTGGGCGCAAGTTATGCCGTGGCCGATGATGCCAGCCTTTCGGATGATCCGCGCATCATCAAAACGCCGGATGTGCTCACAACGCTTCAGCAACTGGCCAACCTGCACCGCCGCAATTGCAAGGCAACAGTGATCGGTATCACAGGCAGCAATGGCAAAACAACTACCAAAGAACTGATGGGCAGGGTGCTGTCGAAAAAATATGAAACCCTCATCACTCCAGGTAACCTGAACAACCACATCGGACTGCCGCTCACACTTCTTCGACTGAAAGAAAGCACCGAATTGGCTGTGATCGAAATGGGTGCCAACCACCAGGGTGAAAACCGCAAACTCTGCCTCATCGCCGAACCCGATTACGGACTGGTGACCAACATCGGCAAAGACCACCTCGAAGGCTTCGGGGGTTATACCGGAGCTATCAATGCCAACAGCGAACTTTACAGCTACATCAGCGACAAAGGCGGTATGCTCTTTGTGAATCGCGACAACGAACTGCTCGACAGGCTCTCGACACGCATCCGAAGGTTCACCTATGGGTCCTCGGTGGATAACGACCTCTACGGCGAATTGATCTCGGCCGACCCCTTTATCCATATCGCCTGGGAGTATGGCCCCATGCAATCGGTTGTAAAAACCAGACTGATAGGCGATTACAACACAGAAAATGTGCTGGCAGCCATTGCTGCGGGCTGCAGATTCGGCATCGAAAAGCAAGACATCAACGATGCCATTGCAAGTTATGAACCACGAAACAACCGCTCACAACTGGTTGACACCGGGCGCAACCGGGTGATCCTGGATGCCTACAATGCCAACCCCAGCAGCATGGAGGCTGCCATACGCAATTTTGAACAGATTCGCGGCAGGCGCGCCACCTACATCCTGGGCGACATGCTCGAGATGGGCATATACAGCGAAGAAGAGCACGCCAATATCCTCCGCCTGCTCACCGATCTCGACGCAGACTCGGTCATCCTGGTGGGTAAGGAATTCGGAAAGGTGTACGGAGGCGACGACTGGCTGCATTTTGAGCACGTGGACCAACTGATCAAACACCTCAGCACGAACCCCTTGCATGGCCACGACGTACTGATCAAAGCCTCCAGGGGTATCATGCTCGAAAAAATATTACCTTACCTCTGA
- a CDS encoding anhydro-N-acetylmuramic acid kinase, with product MIKHDYYALGLMSGTSADGLDMALCRFFKEDQQWHYEIVDVRYQPYDAEWHHLLTDAMTLDMKALKSLSKNYAVWMARQVNAFVADTGILPRVLASHGHTVFHQPGKGLTLQIGDGQTLANLTGLTTVCNFREADVINGGQGAPLVPVGDQLLFGEYEACLNIGGIANISYSVDHLRIAYDVCPANQVLNMLSERAGQAFDEGGRLAMKGSLIPDLFEKLNKLEYYYLPYPKSLGREWVMENILPLMDRQASTEDLLYTFCEHIACQAGKAAGRFDQGRMLVTGGGAFNTHLMERLQHYSPLEVVIPDDHLISFKEAIIFGFLGLRRLLNKTNVWSSVTGGKSNLSSGDIFETQ from the coding sequence ATGATTAAGCACGACTATTATGCACTTGGACTCATGTCGGGAACTTCGGCCGATGGCCTCGACATGGCGCTTTGCCGCTTTTTCAAGGAAGACCAACAGTGGCATTACGAGATTGTGGATGTGAGGTATCAGCCCTATGATGCTGAATGGCACCACCTGCTGACTGATGCTATGACACTGGATATGAAGGCTTTGAAAAGCCTGAGCAAAAACTATGCGGTGTGGATGGCCCGACAGGTGAATGCTTTTGTGGCCGACACGGGCATCTTGCCCCGGGTGCTGGCCTCGCACGGACATACCGTGTTTCATCAGCCGGGCAAAGGCCTTACCCTGCAGATTGGCGACGGGCAGACCCTGGCCAACCTGACAGGCCTGACCACGGTGTGCAATTTCCGTGAAGCCGATGTGATCAATGGCGGACAAGGCGCTCCGCTGGTTCCGGTGGGCGACCAGCTGCTGTTTGGCGAATACGAAGCGTGCCTGAACATCGGCGGAATCGCCAACATCTCCTATAGCGTGGACCACCTGCGCATTGCCTATGATGTGTGTCCGGCAAACCAGGTGCTCAACATGCTTTCGGAGCGTGCCGGACAAGCTTTTGACGAGGGCGGCCGCCTGGCCATGAAAGGCAGCCTGATTCCGGATCTCTTCGAAAAGCTCAACAAGCTCGAATATTATTACCTGCCTTATCCCAAATCGCTCGGACGCGAATGGGTAATGGAAAACATCCTGCCTTTGATGGATCGTCAGGCCAGCACCGAAGACCTTTTGTACACTTTTTGCGAGCACATTGCCTGCCAGGCAGGAAAAGCTGCCGGACGCTTTGACCAGGGACGTATGCTCGTTACCGGAGGCGGCGCTTTCAACACCCACCTGATGGAACGCCTTCAGCACTACAGCCCGCTGGAAGTGGTGATTCCGGACGACCACCTCATCTCGTTCAAAGAGGCCATCATCTTCGGCTTCCTGGGCCTGAGGAGGTTGTTGAACAAAACCAACGTCTGGTCGAGTGTGACAGGCGGAAAATCGAACCTGAGCAGCGGCGACATCTTCGAAACACAATAA
- a CDS encoding MotA/TolQ/ExbB proton channel family protein → MLLQTLLQIQPVPNSLGETAQPAEISLSVIELAMKGGWIMLVLAVFSVAAVYVFVERYLAITRASKHDKNFMNNIREYIHAGRLDSAIALCRNTDSPISRMIEKGLSRLGKPLNDINAAIENVGKLEVSKLEKGVAALATIAGAAPMLGFLGTVIGMIRAFYDMSMAGNNIDIALLSTGIYQAMITTVGGLIVGILAFIFYNVLVSRIEKVVYLLEARATEFMDVLHEPAR, encoded by the coding sequence ATGTTGCTTCAGACCCTATTGCAAATTCAACCGGTGCCCAACAGTCTGGGCGAAACTGCACAACCAGCCGAGATTTCACTCTCGGTTATCGAGCTTGCCATGAAAGGTGGCTGGATCATGCTGGTGCTGGCGGTGTTTTCGGTGGCAGCGGTTTATGTGTTTGTGGAGCGTTATCTGGCCATCACCAGGGCTTCGAAGCACGACAAAAACTTCATGAACAATATCAGGGAATATATCCACGCCGGCCGGCTCGATTCGGCCATAGCCCTGTGCCGCAATACCGATTCGCCCATCTCGCGCATGATCGAAAAAGGACTCTCCCGCCTGGGCAAACCGCTCAACGACATCAACGCGGCCATAGAGAACGTGGGGAAACTTGAAGTAAGCAAACTCGAAAAAGGTGTGGCCGCCCTGGCTACCATTGCCGGCGCAGCCCCCATGCTCGGATTCCTGGGTACGGTTATCGGGATGATCCGCGCATTCTACGACATGTCGATGGCAGGCAACAACATCGATATTGCCCTGCTGAGCACCGGCATCTATCAGGCCATGATCACCACGGTGGGCGGGCTCATCGTCGGTATTCTGGCTTTCATCTTTTACAATGTGCTGGTTTCGAGGATCGAAAAGGTGGTTTACCTGCTCGAGGCCCGCGCCACCGAGTTTATGGATGTGCTGCACGAACCTGCACGCTAA
- a CDS encoding biopolymer transporter ExbD, with protein MAIQTRNKRMVAFSMASMSDLVFLLLIFFMLTSTLVAPNAIKLLLPSSNSKTMAKQTVTVYINEAYDFFIDDTQVDPKMLSQLLAPMLEGDAEGTVVLRSDHTVPVQYVVDVIDAVNEVNNLQKTNHKVILATKPRR; from the coding sequence ATGGCAATTCAAACAAGAAACAAACGCATGGTCGCGTTCAGCATGGCATCCATGTCGGACCTGGTGTTCCTGTTGCTTATCTTTTTCATGCTCACCTCTACCCTTGTTGCGCCCAATGCCATCAAGCTGCTGTTGCCATCGAGCAACAGCAAAACCATGGCCAAACAAACGGTGACCGTTTACATCAACGAGGCTTACGACTTTTTTATCGACGACACCCAGGTTGATCCGAAAATGCTCAGCCAGCTGCTTGCCCCCATGCTTGAGGGCGACGCCGAAGGCACAGTGGTTTTGCGCAGCGATCACACCGTGCCGGTGCAGTATGTGGTAGATGTGATCGACGCTGTGAATGAGGTAAATAACCTTCAGAAAACCAACCATAAAGTGATACTGGCTACAAAACCCCGCAGATGA
- a CDS encoding TonB family protein translates to MNLYGSYGNEELSSREKKDRLIAAVAAIVLHALLLLALLFLALRTPLPLPAEQGVEVNLGYADQGMGRIQPVQESAASQAAATPTAAQPAREEFVTQNTEEAPALPERRTERPASRDLRPVRTEPAPRPQPETPPAQTPPAEPQPRVNERALFRGSGTGTTSGSEGITGQTGDQGRPDGLREVTRYDGQGGQGGGPAFSLGGRGARFLDKPGSNFREQGNVVVDIWVDKNGKVVRAEVSLRGTTIVDSNLRNQSVRAALNSSFTPDPNAPDLQRGTITYTFIIGN, encoded by the coding sequence ATGAATCTCTACGGCAGTTATGGAAATGAGGAGCTGAGCAGCCGCGAAAAAAAAGACAGGCTGATTGCTGCGGTAGCAGCCATCGTGCTGCATGCCCTGCTGTTGCTTGCCCTGCTGTTTCTGGCACTGCGTACCCCCTTACCTTTGCCGGCCGAACAAGGCGTAGAGGTCAATCTTGGTTATGCTGACCAGGGTATGGGACGGATTCAGCCGGTACAGGAATCGGCTGCAAGCCAGGCAGCTGCAACGCCAACGGCCGCACAACCTGCAAGGGAAGAATTTGTCACCCAAAACACCGAAGAAGCCCCTGCCCTGCCCGAAAGGCGCACCGAACGACCTGCCAGTCGCGACCTTCGCCCGGTGCGCACCGAGCCGGCACCCCGGCCACAGCCCGAGACACCTCCGGCCCAAACGCCACCCGCTGAGCCTCAGCCCCGCGTCAACGAGCGGGCTTTGTTCAGAGGCAGCGGCACAGGAACAACAAGCGGATCGGAAGGCATCACCGGTCAAACAGGCGATCAGGGACGCCCCGATGGCCTGCGCGAAGTGACACGCTACGACGGCCAAGGCGGTCAGGGAGGCGGCCCGGCATTCAGCCTCGGTGGACGCGGCGCACGTTTTCTCGACAAACCCGGCAGCAACTTCAGGGAACAAGGCAATGTGGTGGTGGATATCTGGGTGGACAAAAACGGAAAAGTGGTTCGCGCCGAGGTGAGCCTGCGCGGCACCACCATCGTGGACAGCAACCTACGCAATCAATCCGTCAGGGCAGCACTCAACTCGAGCTTTACCCCCGACCCCAATGCCCCCGACCTCCAAAGAGGCACGATCACCTATACTTTTATCATAGGCAATTGA